In Lycium barbarum isolate Lr01 chromosome 9, ASM1917538v2, whole genome shotgun sequence, the DNA window AACCTATTGGACGCAGAGAAGAAAATTTTCTCCTTTAATTCACTCAAGAGAAGCTAAGCTAGAGGGTACCTACAACAGTGCAACAATACAAACTTGCAGGCTAGATCTTTTTGTGAGCTCGCATGTTACTTGAGGATACTCTGAATGAGCTCCCCAGATAGATCTTTTAGTGAGCCGAGGTGTTACTTGAGAATACTCCTCACTTTTTTTCTCATTTAGTTCTTATGGGAATAATGTACAGGGGAGCAAGTCTCCACATGTTAGAAGCTAGTGTTGTAAAGCTCATCATGTACTTAGGCTAGTTATGTCTCACATTGTATATAGGAGTCCTCCCCCCACACAGAAACACTATTTTTGCTTACACGTTAGAGGCTTATCTCCTACACTTTGCCAAAAATTGAACCTTCTCAATCTTTTCTTTACTTGAGGTTGAGCTGGTTCAATTCTTACCTCTTTTTTGAAGAGGTAAGGCAGTCAATCCCCCTCTTTGTAACCTTTTATCATTATCTATGAAACATGCCAGTAAGGTtgtttaaatttaaaataaaactaagaAAATTTCTATGATTTTTTTCCTAAAGAAATTAAGACCAGAAACATGTTGATATATATCATTCTCAGGAAAAGAAATATTCCAATGTATGTTCTTCCACGTAAATAGTTGTTTGAGATTGATGACATCAAGTAACAAATATAAAGGTCTAAAGGAACTTACTCTCGGCTTATGGTCATTCCAGTCAATGACCAATGTCTTAAGAGATGATGAACTCTGTAGAAAGCTGCAAATTCCAGGGAAGTCCAGCTGTTCCAAGGCTGCATTAAGTTTTAAGAATTTCCGGCTCGATGGTGGAGGCTGCCACCCTTTCAATTCCAGTATGGACAGGCACTTATAACCAAATAGATAACCAGAATATGTCAAAACAAGAAAATGCGACATACGTACAAATGACATGAAAATAGCGAATAATTTGTAAGAATAGCTTGGACTATAAGACCGTGTTTTGCCACATAAAAGCGTTCAAGGTTGGTTTGAAAATCCAAAGATGGTGTTTTCTGTTAACCAGGAAACAATAGAACATTCAACAACATCTAGAGGATGCAAAATGCAGTGAAGAACTCTTGTCCAAAGATGGACTTCCCATTCACATGACTTAAAAAGTATGTCCATTGCAAACTCTTTACTCTCACAGTTCTTCATTCAAAATTTTGTTCAAAAGGTCTTGTTCTCCAGCCATTGTTCAACAATAATAGTACTTACCAACTTTGTTATCAGATTATCCTACGTAGTGGAATTGTTAGTGTTACTAAACTCATAATTCAATAGGAAATAAAAAGtcccaaaaaggaaaagaaaaacgGAATTTTGGATAATGAAGAGTATGAATAAACCTCGATGCACCAGGAACTCAATTGAAGATTCTCGACATGGGCAACACTGTGAAGAAGTTCCTTCATATTGCTATACTGCTTCTCCAAGGTGGGGTCTACTTCATCGTCGTCTTCCTCatcaaaataaaaatttaaacgaTCTAAATGGAGGACTGCGGTGACAAGTGAAGGTACAGTTTTACGTGACACTCGTACATCACTGCACTGCCCCAAAAGCTCCAAAGTTTGAATAAAGGGGGCTAATATTTCAAGCCAAAGGTCATCATACAAATTGTAGTAGTCTTTTATGATCAATTTTCTCAGCTTGGTACTGCTGATTTCCAAACGATAAATGCCCCAAAAATGATGTAATTTCAAGCGCTCCAAGTTGGGGCAGCCCGATAATACCTTTTCTATGACACTTTCCGTCAAATTCAGGTGCCCAATTGAAAGAGAAACGAGACTACTCCAGTTTACACTACCAGAAGGATTCAGTTCAAGGTGGCGTAAAACCAAATTCCTCAACGACGCATTCCTAAATGCAAACTGAGGAAACTCATATGTGTCATCGACACACTGAAATTCAATAGCAAAACTTTCAACATTAGCAAGTTTGGTTGCAAAATGTATCCATAAATCAACATCTTTGACATAATGGTTCCTGTAGTTAAAGAGGCAGACCCTGAATTTTCGGATTTTGTCGCAATACCTCCAATAATTAAGCTCTCTATTTGTAGAAGCCATGAAATCAAGGGTGTCCTTTACGTTGTCACTGTCGGAGAACTCGAAATCGAGTGATACTGGAACGGACTTCCAAAGAAATCTCCATTGTTTAGATAATATGCAGGTTTGTACAACTTGTTTTGCGTGGGGCAACATAGAGAGGATGTGAATTAGAATTGGCTCTGGCAAATCACTGAGTCGGTCTACCCCCGCCATGATTTTCCTGGAATACAACCTTCAGTTGCAATTTGGTAAAGCTGATGGAGCTCCGGTGTAGTCTGAACTCAAACGGTAGCTCTTAGAAACATTTACACAAACACTTTAACTCTGATACATGAATATACCCTATCTGAATTGTTTtttcaaacaacaataacatacccaatgtaatcccacaaggTGGGGCTTGGGGAggataggatgtacgcagacggtagaccttacccctacctttgtgggtgtagagaggttgtttcctatagaccctcggctcaaaagaaaaaaagaaatcgAAGCAGGATTGCAAGAAAATAAGACGATAAAAAAAGCAATATACAGATCAAATGAAGCAGCAAATAGTAATAAACACCGAAGAAAACGAAATTACGGGATTATTAATAAAACTAACAAAAGTTAATTCATTTAACTCTCAAAAGCCATAACTGATGAGAGTCcataaaacattaaaattcacgccGAGAAACATAAACACATGTATTCAACAAAAGGGGGAGACAGCAGAGATACATTACTCTTGAGGGTGTGTAAGGTAATGTGGACCCAAAACAAAacaggaagaaaaagaaaaactttttaCGGTTTTGAAAGGAAAAACACAAAAATTTAGTAGGAGGAATTTACGGAGATCTAGGGTGTGTTTGGCatgacggaaaatgttttcttatgaaaaatgttttcctcagaATCTTGacggaaaacattttccggatcAATAAAAACACATAGCATCCCCAACCCACCCCCGCACTGTCCATCCACACCCTACCTTCCCACCCCCAAACTACCACCCGCCACCCCATACCCTCgcaaccccaccccaccacccaaCCCACCTCCTACCCCCACCACCTACCCCCCTCACAGCCACCCACCACCCTCACCCCACCTACCCCCCACCCTTAGAAAGCGATATTTCCAGTAGCATACCATCAATCAATGTGAATATGACAAGCAGCAGCTTACAAGGAaaaacaacacacacacacacacctacCCCACCCCCTACTTTCCCCGCACcgcccaaccccccccccccccccgcccccctcCACACACATCAATCTTGTTCCGTTTGGactattaatttgttgactcaagcATAAGCTCTATTAACAATTTGTAGTTTTCaatattctaattttttaataattttgaGGAAAAAGTTCACCTGATGATGCTTCGTCAATGGCGACAAGTGCTAATGAGGAAACTGTGTTGCTATTTCACAAATTCGACCAACTGGCAGCTTATGTATTGTAGTCAAAATGAAAATAGAACTACtttttcataaaaaataaaacataaaattgTTGGTTAGataaagataaataaataaaaaagtattttgatttggtaattaaaataaataaacaaataaattgaAGAATGATTTTCAGTTGGGTGAATACGGATAGGACTCATTGTTTAGCCTGCATGACCCTAGTCATTTTCACCCACAGATTTATACTATATTTAGTCAAGTTTTTAATATCTGTTTATTCTGGAAAAATTGTTGTTATAAGTGTTTTCTGAAAAGTACTTTTATAATAACAATTTGTGTTTTGGTTAATCaagttgaaaaatatttttgttaaTATTAGATTAGCATTTGTGCTTGACAAAGATTCCAAAGGTGCTTGTAGGTAAAGTTGCTTTTTTCAGCTTTGAAAAAATAACTTCTGCAACCgttcaaaagtacttattttattcCTAAAAGCTTGATCAAATAGCTAAGCTTTCTCAAATCAGCGCTTATAAAAAGCACTTTTGATTTCTCAGAAGCCTAGTCAAACCAGGAGCGACTCAATAGGATTTGGGGCCTAAAATTAAATTTTAATAAGAGACTTTGAActttgtttaaaaaataataaattaatttcTATTTAAAATCTATTTTTCTAGCTTCTTTAGATGCAAAGTAACTAGTAATACCTTTTTAATAGATAACATAGCTAACCCATCTCTTGAGACGTTGTTGGTTTTATCTAAGATTTTAATGTTGAAAATTTCTTTTGGCTAAGACAACTGTTACAAGAACAATTAATTCTATAAtttgtttaagaaaaaaaaatagagaagttTAAAAGAGAGTACACTAATGAGGTATAGTTGGGTATGGAAAGTACATATGAGTGTGTGTGTTAAGAGTATTTATGTTTTTCATGGTGAAATTTGAGATGTTGTAGCAGTTGGGACGTGGTGGTAGCTTGGGAAAAAGCTCAATTATGCGACTGAACTTAACAAAATGGCTCATAAATGCCACTCGTAAAAGTAAGTGAGAAGGATGGGGGTCTGGTAAGTAATGAAGGGTTTAGATAACGTTACGGGGCAAAATTTGATAGTAGTAGGGTTCCGTTAGTGGACAATGGAATATACGACCCAATATGGTAATGACGGTGGATTTTATGCCCAACTATTAACTAGCGGgcctaggggtgtcaatggtttaaaaaaaaaacgactTAACCGACCGAACTGTATCATACCGAACCGAttttaggtttcttttaataaaATCGATGATATATAAACCGAATAATTAGGTAGATTTtagtttttataaaaataaaccgaaaaaaaaaccgaaccgtaccgaataagtttatatgtacaaaatatattttatatattaaatggcttaatacctagatggacccttaaacttggcatgttttgtaagataggcatataaacttataaggtgaccagatagacacttaaacttactcaaagtgtatttttcaagtttttcagttgttttgaaaacaaaaactatatttttcaaacactcacaattttcatggccaaacaagccctaaatatatcacaaaatattttttttaaaaatgcaaaaataaggcaaacgcatatacatgagactataaatgtgcacttaaaccaataaatactcgctaatcgcaattttgcagctttcaattaactcggattttttttttacacttgaataattaaaaaataataactttaaccaataaaaatccttaaaaaaaagaaatttctaagttcagtatttcaagtgtaaaagaaatttcaaattaagaaaactgtaaagccgagaagaaaatccttaaaaaaaagaaatttcttaatttgaaatttctttttttaaggatttttattggttaaagttattgttttttaattattcaagtgtaaaaaaaaaccgagttaattgaaagctgcaaaattgcgattagcgagtatttattggtttaagtgcacatttatagtctcatgtatatgcgtttgccttatttttgcattttaaaaaaaatattttgtgatatatttagggcttgtttggccatgaaaattgtgagtgtttgaaaaatatagtttttgttttcaaaacaactgaaaaacttgaaaaatacactttgagtaagtttaagtgtctatctggtcaccttataagtttatatgtctatcttacaaaacatgccaaatttaagggtccatctgggtattaagccatATTAAATTTAAATAAACTAAAATATCAAACATTTCGATTTGGGTTTGGGATGATGAAAACTACTACAAGCTGGCAACATAATTAACACCTAAATTTCTAACTCTGAAACCTATTATACTACTTCTATTGAAACTAAATTGTTCTAGCATCTCGAGTAGTAACTAGTAAGCTACAAGGTATTCCAACAATCTTGGATAGAAAGCTacaagtattagatatctttccTCTCATATGATTTTAAATTCTCTTATTGGATGCTTAATCTTAGCTAACattttcccaatttttttttgaaaaactggatttgggtgaagtttttcaagttttgaaaatgtgtttggccatagtttttcaaatcatatttcactttttgttttggaAAACATGAAACATTACTAATGCCCATAAGTTCTAAAAACTATCAAGAATACCCAaccatacaaaatatatatacttgCTAATTCTAAATGATGGAGAACACAATATTTTAATAACAATTGCTAATAATACACTTACAAGCTActacaattcaaattacaatTGAAAGATCCATCCATGCAAGGAAAAAAACAACGGTAGTAACTAGCTATTCTTTAAAATAATCTTCCCATATTGTACGAATAATCTTCACTTTATAGAAGAAACTGCTTTAATTATGGAAACATGCTAGATACGGCTTTAATCGAGGAACATGGTAGATAAAATTAGTTGGGTCATAAATAGAtggttttttttatatataaaatacaaaagtttggggtagtttttaaaagtttttgaaaagaCGAAAACATAGATCTTGGCCCAAAAACAGGTTTGAGTCAGAATTTGAGaatttgaagatttgttttcaaaatctGTCAAAAAATTTTGGCCAAACAAAGATTTGAAAACAAATCTTTAAAATATGctcccaaaatctatggccaaacgagAGCTTATAGTAATCTCAGTTCTTGAATCTcatcttgattgatttttttttccctcGTGCGATgtataatatattatttttgcTTAACATTATTATACACTACCGTAAAATAGTGGAATCAATCTCTATTCCTGTCGTCTTTCATGTTGTCTTGATTTATAACCTTTTAATCAATAAAAATATCTAGAGAGTTTTTATCAAAGTCCTATAGAAGTATATATGATATTGTGTCTTAACTTTTACTAGTGATTATAACATGATGTTCTTTCTAAAAAAAACGAGAATGAACCGAATCGTACCGATACCGAAAAGAAACCGACATGATGAGACGGTTTTGAAAAGTCTAATTTGGTTCTACAAAATGAAATAACCAAAAAATTGATATGGCATAAATTTTATGAAATAACTATCcgaaccgtaccattgacacTCTTAAGTGGCATGAATAAGCCGTTTCTGATAGTTGGtatatttgaactttttctcTTTGAAACAAAGAACTCTCCTAGAAATTGTTCATGACTTGTGAAAAAGGCTGAGTTGCATTAGCATTAACAACCTTTAGAACTAGGATTACTAGTCTTTCAAGAAATTTGCAACCAAAAAAACCGACCTTGTGAGATAGAAAAGATTAACCGTGTTCCCACTAAATTGCAGACAATGAATATAACTGACCAAGCACAAAGACCACTCCGGCAAGTACAAAAATATGTATAACTCAGGCTACTCCTGGATGTAAAATCTATCACAGCAATAGACTTTTCAGTTTACACCACAAAGCAACTAaattcaaattattatttttcagtcAGGAGctacttttgtttttctttcaaaACACATGCTATTATTTTCTTTCTGTAATACCCATAACATACGTGCTGGCACTAGGTTCCCATGCTTTGCTTCCTTCCTGAGGTCTTTCACTGTCCAAGTCcatgaatatatattttttccaGCAATTAAAAATAGCATAGGCCAAAAGAAACAAGTCTTAGAACACATAATGAATCTTGAAATACTATTCTCGCAAAATGATTTTCAGCCTTAAATTTTCATTGTATAAGAAAGCGAGCAACTCAGCAATATGAATAGTAATATAATAAAACAACTAGACTAAACTTTCTTACATGATGATAAGAAAATAAACACATTGTTGGACATGAAAAAACAGCAGTTAGGAATGTTGCAATGGATTCAAACTATAGGGGCCAAAGCTTATCAATAAGAAAAGACAACTGAAGCGTGTGCGGAGGATCTTGGAGAGCATTGGAATTCCTGGGCCATTTTAATATAATGCTGAGGCACATCACTCCCTTCGAAGTTGGCAGCAAATGATGAACTTTTCTAGCACTGTTGCAATCTTGAGCAAATGTTTTACAAATGGCAGTACAGACTTATTTCCATATAGTGGTTCATCAAAGTTAATGATCTTGATGGTCTTCAGATGTAGTAAAGAGCAGTTAAAGTTATGTTTCTCGAATCTCCTGTTATGCTCGTCCTCATTTGTGTAACTTAACAGCTGGTCCTGCACAAAAAATCCATTGTATTATCCAGTTGTTCTCCTTTAGGTAGAAAGCCAAGGAGTTAATTGTGGATAAAATATAAAAGGAGGTGAATTTTTAGATTcaaggaattgtggataaaatAATTGGCTGATTTATGTCCTtagactaacggacaacactaatttaaaaaaaaataaaatcatacatgacattttattactggaaaattgatttttataaaaaatataaaaaatatagaaaatCTTTATTTGtagaatcaagaaaaataattttttaaaacctgtttttaaaaaaaaaaaaaaaaaaactggaaaattggattttttttttttatttaaacgtCTGAAAAAATGTTGTTTTTGTCCTAAAATATATAGattttcatgattttatttttaggacacttaaaaaaaaaaggaaaaagcggattttttttttcaaaatctgaaaaactggatttttaaaaaaatctgaaaaaattatttttttttatggaaaaactgtgtttaaaagaaaactatcttttttataatctagaagaaaattatggagtattagttttgcacattttacttaaaaaaacaatcagtttttcagatttaaaaaattgaatttttcatttttttttaaaaaaaatggggtttccacccgttaaaaaaacgttttccaaatttaaaaaaattccacatgtgttaatgaaaatccaattctgatttttttttttttatatataaaaggcttactacatttgtttttttaaaaaaagggttttgaaaaattatttttccttattctacaaataacgattttttagatttctttttaaaaaaataaatcaattttccagtaataaaatgtcatgtgtaatttaaatattttttttaaaaaaatttagtgTTGTCCATTAGTCAAAGgtaataaatgagccaaaaagttgaattgaggggtagttttagcaaaatagatgaaaaaaagggtatttttataccttttctaaaagtttaggggcatttttgttcttttccgttaaatttctaaaaaaatatttgggagtttgactaaaagtgcactacttatgcaaacataatgtactctTAATGCTCCATGTAAAAGAACATGTATGGTTTTAGGTCCAAACCCAAAGATAATGTattattttggtccttttctcgaaTTAATAACCTAGAAAATTAACATGCAACCTACTACAACATGATAATTATACTAGTGTGAAAAAGAATCTTGCAAAGTCAATATATAAACTAAATCCATGTGAATTTAGCAGAAACCTTCCGTAATGGAGTTGTGCGGAGCAATTGCCTACAAATGCAGCCATGCGGGAGTAAAGACCAGGAAAAGGAGGTCCTACAATCATTATAGAAAATGGTGTACAAGAGCATCAAATGGAACTGTCATATTAAAGCTAATTACATAATGAACACTTGGTGATTGTATCATACAACATGCAGGGTTCTCAATTCTGAAATGAAGTGCATATATACTCCAACAAGAGACGTAGTCCCCTGTGATCCACCAAGAAGCAGAAAGAGGAAACACACGGAGGCTTCTTATTTTTAAGTTTTTGCCTGAAGGCAGAAACAATCACGGGCCCAAAAGTTCCAAGTTGTGCATTAACAACATTCTGAACTAGGATTAATTGTCTTCCAGGAAATTTGCAACCAAAAGAACCTACCTTGTCATATACAAAAGATGAATCGTGTGCACAGTAAACTGCAGACTACGAAAATAACTGGATGGAGCACAAAGACCGTAGAGTGGATACAAAAACCACGTACAACTCAGGTTACTGCTTAATGTAAAGTCTATCACAGAAGTAGACTTTTCCGTTTACACCAAAAGGTAACTAAATTCAAACACTTATTTTTCAGTCACGAGTGACTTCTGCTTTTGTTTCTTTCCTTTTGTAATACTCACAGCATACATTGCTGGCATTAGGTTCCACTACTTTGCTTCTTCCTAAGGTCTTTCACTGTCCAAGTCCAGAAACATTTTTTTCCACCAATTAAAAATAACACAGGAAAAAAAATTCCTTGGGCATGTAGTGAATCTTGAAATACTGTTCACGAAAATGATTTTCAGCCTTAAACTTTCAAAATACAGATTCAACAATATGAATAGATATTACAAAACATTCAGAGCAagctttcttccaaaatatttaattgcgcttctaatatttttgataaCTTAAGAACAGTTATTTATAttacaattattagctttctaTTAATATCGTCATTTTTCATTATCCAACTATAGTCATTGCCTATTATCATTATTAAcaccgttattattattattattattattattattattattattattattattattaccgttattattcttattattttcattatattgCCATCACTTAATATTATAATCATCAAGATCACTTGTAACAtcttacgcatcgcatttattttatacaattagacgatagcatttacttacttttAAACTTTATAAATACTATCGCGCAACTATTACTATATCGTAGGATTTTGTCTCTATTTGAGTActatttttatattaagtaatattttagcacgcgtTAATTTATAATTAAATGCAAATTGTCTTTAATCCTAATTCAGAAGCCCAAATAAATATAAGTAAGAAAGCATATTAAGTCCAAGATAAATAAGCTTCATACTAGCCCAATTCATATAAAATCTGATCCTAATTTGGTCAATAATAGCTCAAAGGAGAGCCCAATCCACACAACCCATTCCATACAACTTTTCCACGTGGATGCCACGCAAGCGCAACGTCTGCGCCAAACGGTCAATAACACACGCCTCACACACCACCTGCGCACGCTTCTCACATGCCTCCCACATTCCCCACACGTCCCTGCCACGTGTTGCCCCCATATTGGCCGGTTAATTAAAAATACCATTCTACCCCAACTTAACCATCCTAAGTGACTAAAATGACCCTCCCCCATCCGAAACCCTAATC includes these proteins:
- the LOC132609673 gene encoding F-box/LRR-repeat protein At3g03360-like isoform X1 is translated as MAGVDRLSDLPEPILIHILSMLPHAKQVVQTCILSKQWRFLWKSVPVSLDFEFSDSDNVKDTLDFMASTNRELNYWRYCDKIRKFRVCLFNYRNHYVKDVDLWIHFATKLANVESFAIEFQCVDDTYEFPQFAFRNASLRNLVLRHLELNPSGSVNWSSLVSLSIGHLNLTESVIEKVLSGCPNLERLKLHHFWGIYRLEISSTKLRKLIIKDYYNLYDDLWLEILAPFIQTLELLGQCSDVRVSRKTVPSLVTAVLHLDRLNFYFDEEDDDEVDPTLEKQYSNMKELLHSVAHVENLQLSSWCIECLSILELKGWQPPPSSRKFLKLNAALEQLDFPGICSFLQSSSSLKTLVIDWNDHKPRHLWSTYTNEDEHNRRFETHNFDCSLLHLKTIKIVNFDGPLYGNKSVMPFVKYLLKNATVLEKLIFAAKYKGSDEPQDYVKMAQEFQCFPRSSPYSSVVFSY
- the LOC132609673 gene encoding F-box/LRR-repeat protein 25-like isoform X2; this encodes MAGVDRLSDLPEPILIHILSMLPHAKQVVQTCILSKQWRFLWKSVPVSLDFEFSDSDNVKDTLDFMASTNRELNYWRYCDKIRKFRVCLFNYRNHYVKDVDLWIHFATKLANVESFAIEFQCVDDTYEFPQFAFRNASLRNLVLRHLELNPSGSVNWSSLVSLSIGHLNLTESVIEKVLSGCPNLERLKLHHFWGIYRLEISSTKLRKLIIKDYYNLYDDLWLEILAPFIQTLELLGQCSDVRVSRKTVPSLVTAVLHLDRLNFYFDEEDDDEVDPTLEKQYSNMKELLHSVAHVENLQLSSWCIECLSILELKGWQPPPSSRKFLKLNAALEQLDFPGICSFLQSSSSLKTLVIDWNDHKPRLTLSCSTCGQLTQMRTNITGDSRHIILTALCYI
- the LOC132609673 gene encoding F-box/LRR-repeat protein 25-like isoform X3 → MAGVDRLSDLPEPILIHILSMLPHAKQVVQTCILSKQWRFLWKSVPVSLDFEFSDSDNVKDTLDFMASTNRELNYWRYCDKIRKFRVCLFNYRNHYVKDVDLWIHFATKLANVESFAIEFQCVDDTYEFPQFAFRNASLRNLVLRHLELNPSGSVNWSSLVSLSIGHLNLTESVIEKVLSGCPNLERLKLHHFWGIYRLEISSTKLRKLIIKDYYNLYDDLWLEILAPFIQTLELLGQCSDVRVSRKTVPSLVTAVLHLDRLNFYFDEEDDDEVDPTLEKQYSNMKELLHSVAHVENLQLSSWCIECLSILELKGWQPPPSSRKFLKLNAALEQLDFPGICSFLQSSSSLKTLVIDWNDHKPRENNWLM